The following is a genomic window from Amaranthus tricolor cultivar Red isolate AtriRed21 chromosome 10, ASM2621246v1, whole genome shotgun sequence.
ATTTGTTTTCTTCTCTCGTCAATAAACACATTGTTAGatctaaaattaatttgaaagtCGGAAGAGACTCAAATATTCATTTTCTGTacttgtttattttattgtttcaattactacaaaatcaaaatcaagtactaaataatactctctccgaatcaatttagatgtcccatttgcttgggcacggttattaagaatggtgtagggtccattaaaaagggtaagtagtgaagggtaagtagtgaagggtagttgagtaagtaaggtatatgggggcatattcgtaattacttgtgtaaactaaggatatttaggttaaaaaaattgacaaaaatagaaatgggacaactaaaaagactttgctaaataaggaaatgggacaactaaattggttcggagggaatATTTAAAAAGTGGTCATTTTAATTGAGAAAAGGATTTTAACCCAATTTAAAAATGCATTAGCTATACATTGACACGtttgcttttgttttttattttatgaaattttttaaagtttctaAAATGTGAACAAATTACTATATGAGGCGATTTCATTTTAAGATGCACTTCTAACTCTATAAATAGTTAAATAGCTCAATTAAtgcaaattatgaaaatattaactatttttaaaaattgtctcACGTAGTAACATTTCTAAGTAGCTATAATAAGTGTCATAGGTTTCATTTtgttttagaattaatttataaGCTATTTGCATGAATATCGTACAGGGACATAGTCTTAGTTAATAATGCAAAAAAGGTGTTTTGATGTTTgcttttgcattatttttggttggcttttagcttgttggttggttaaacaacaaaaaaagtatttgataaatgacttttaagtcaaaataaaaagctACTCGAGTTAGTTTTTTCGTTGGCATTTTGGCTTTATTAAATcacttttttctctaataaacaactaaCAACTAATATCTAAATTTACAAAACATCTTTATAAACATATGACTTTTTTAACTACCTTAAAAAgtgaatattatttaattaaataagctaatttaaaaaatcaactaCCAACAACCAACTGAAAAATAACAATTGAGGAAACGAGTTTGGTTAGCCTTGGAGATTGGGAAAACGATTTGCGACGATTGAGGAGTGAACATTGCAAACGGATGCGTCACGTTTTGATAGCCCGCCCATTTAGAAATATTATGGAGTACTCCAAATAAAGAAAcacaaatcatttttattttaatacttttttcatttataattttttcacaATATATTCATTTTGTTTAACTTTGTAAAaagtaatttaataattttttatttatttatattttattcgtatttattattaaattattattttttactgatcattttaaagagttaaatatACATGAACGCACTAAAAATGACTTTTCTTTATTATCTCTTTATTATCTTGTCACCGTCTAAAGATGTAAATAATTTAGAACAAAGGTAGTAGTTAATATTAATACTCCATTGTCTCTCCGATCAAATGCCCTTTctttatactccctctaattcagAAAAAATGTCTTATTTCCTCTTTTCGATAAGTTCACCTTAaatatccaatttttatttatagtagTACTCATCTTTTTATCAATTTACCCTTAAAATTcaactttaattaaaaaattatatttttttaccaatttacccttaaaatcacatatCACCTACTATTTTAGAGTAGTTCAAATCCTTTACTATTTGTGCTAAACCAATATAGAACAATGTGAATCCAGAAAAGTACTACTCCCTCTGTTTCcaaatgttcttctcatttactttttgtacaattttcaaagtaaattttgagctttaatatctctaaatatgcatcataaaaaattataaaaaatatataataaaaaagtatgcattaagacgaatctaacgagatctcacattgatatattttattatttatatatgtcttaaaaatcttaatcaaatttctctctctaaaatagaatattttaaacgggaagaacattaaaaaacaGAGGAATATTCAGCAATTAcatttagttattattattCCATATTCATGGCAAATTAAAAACGtaaatttacaatattaattttttataattttaaacccAACATAATCATAAATGCCTAAATGGTTAGACATTTACATTATGATTTATGAACGAGAGGGAGtatataattgaaaaacaaatTGTTGCAGAGGAATTCAAAGATCTCTCTCATACAGTCCTTCCCTACTACTGTTTTCATTTCACTTCTTTTTCGCTTTTTCTCCATTTCTGCTCAAATTTCCTTTTTGACCGCCATTTAATCGTGCCCATTTTCATAATCATTGCTCTTCATACCTTTGTCGGATCCAACCCAGAAAAACAATACTCTATCATCCCCCATTATTGCTCACCAAGACAACCATTTGGGTAACTGGGTAGTGGGTTTTCTCTCCTCTTTTTTTTGCTCTTAAGGATTTGATTTTCGAAAAACAGTATCTTATGGATTGAATTTGCGCAATTTGAGCATCTGGGTTTCTTCTATTTTTTCCTCTCCATTGCccattttctttttctccttcAGATTTGCATCATTGAGGTAACTGGGTTCCTTCTCTTTTCCGAGGGACAGTACCTTATGGATTGAATTTGCACCATTGGGGTATCTGGGTTTCTTCTCTTTTTAACTTTCCATTGCCTACTTTCTTTTTCTCCTTTCGATTTGCACCATTGGGTTTACTGGgtttcttctcttttttctcATATTGGATTGAATTTTTTGACGAACAGTACTTTATAAATTGAATTTGAAGCATTTGGGTATCTGGGTTTCTTCTCTTATTTACCGTCGTgcacattttctttttcttgttcgGATTTGCACCATTTGGGTATCTGGGTTTGTGCTCTTTCTTACGCTTAAGGATTGAATTTTCGAGAAACAATACCCGTTATGACCCGGACAAGTAATGTGGGTATGTTGTGAGGTTGTGACAGTAGACTTGAAATGGGGTGTGTTTTTGGGAGAGAGGTTTCTGCTGCGGCTTCAGAGTCAAGCCAACAGAGGAGAGAAAAAATAGAGGATGTAAATGGGGAGTTTAAGAAGAACAAAGaagaacaagatgaagaaaaacaagggaatgATAATGGGGACAAGGGTATTCGAAAGAGATCAAGTAGGTATAATCCAAGGCTAAGTAACCCACCTAAGAATGTTCATGGTGAGCAGGTGGCTGCTGGTTGGCCTTCTTGGTTGTCGGCTGTTGCTGGTGAAGCTATCAATGGATGGACCCCTCGTCGAGCTGATTCCTTTGAAAAGCTTGATAAGGTAGTGGTTTTTAACTTCATATGGccttattttgtctttttattaCAGTTAATTTTGAAAGGAAAGCAATATTGTTCTCATTTATGCCCAGAGTTTAGTACAAATTTGTTTCAGTCCGTGTTGTATGAGACCATTTCatggtgagacgacctcaatacAAGGAGtacataagctaaaagtttctaatattgggctatttaacccaagtatgagaCATGTCTTACGGttagaccgtctcatacaagaatttgtgaattagTATACCTACAGTCGTTCTATTATTGgaagaatttgaaaaaaattttgaaatgtgTGGATTATATTAAAACGAAGAAATGTGTAGATAAGAACTGATATAAAGTTATGTGGATATTTCTATATAAGGAAATGTAGCAACATTTGTAGGACGAACATGTATAAAAAGCATTGTTCATAAGGATAGAGAGGGTATTATTGTGCAAGGAATTGATAATACTCGTGTGTGCGCGTAGTTTTGCCCTTTTTGTTAAAGGGGTATAGTTTTCAGTTTTTTAATAGCGTAGTGAATAACTTTAGAAAGGAACATAGAACTATAGAAGTATAGAGTAATGgaatttgttttgaattgtATCTTATTGAAAGTGAAATATAGTGAAAACATCGAGTGAAGCTTAAAGTAAATTAGGTTTTTGTGTCGTTTCTATACTTCATAGTCAATGTTTGCTGATTTGGGATTTTATGTTGTGGTATTGTGATAAATAGATAGGGCAAGGGACTTATAGCAATGTGTATAAAGCTAGAGACTCGTTGACGGGGAAGATTGTTGCACTTAAGAAGGTGAGATTTGACAATTTGGAGCCAGAGAGTGTAAGATTTATGGCACGAGAAATTGTGATTTTACGCCGGCTTGATCACCCAAATGTAGTCAAACTCCAAGGATTAGTGACCTCCAGAATGTCTTGTAGCTTGTACCTGGTGTTTGATTACATGGAGCATGATTTGGCTGGACTTGCTGCTAGCCCTGCAATCAAGTTTACCGAATCTCAGGTATACCTGTCAATATATCCACTACTTGAGATATACTTGTGAGGAGTCTCAGATgggtttttctttctttttttggtGTGTTTGTGTGCAGGTTAAGTGCTTTATGCACCAATTATTATCTGGTCTTGAGCATTGTCATAATCGCCTTGTGTTGCATCGAGATATTAAAGGTTCAAACTTGCTTATAGACAGTGGAGGTGTTCTCAAGATTGCTGATTTTGGCTTAGCTTCATTTTTTGACCCAAACAACAAGCAGCCTATGACAAGCAGGGTAGTGACACTGTGGTATCGACCTCCAGAGTTACTTCTCGGGGCAACTGATTATGGTGTTGGGGTGGACCTCTGGAGTGCAGGCTGCATTCTGGCAGAGCTATTGGCAGGGAAACCAATAATGCCTGGTCGTACGGAGGTATCTTTAATATGGTTTTTTATTACAGTGTTTGTTGGCAATTATCCCATACAAGTCATTTATGTGTTATTATAGGTGTAAGTACCATAATGTTAGACAACAATCAAGTTTTACTTGGTGAATTTAACTCTTGTATGCACAAATTATCTTAAGAAATGGTAGCTGTCATTTCATGTATAAGAGAGTTTAAGAATATTTACCTTGAACTTCTGCTTTTTCACATGGAACACTTTCCTCAGAAttttttacttgcaacatttctTCTTCTAGTTATTTTTTACCTACTAACCCTTACTTAATCGCATTGTCCATCTTTTATAATTACCTTCTTAATCACAAAATTGGACCCAATATGTCTTCATTCTTCTAATTACTTTTTGTAAAGATGTTAGGGACGAGGACCACATGATTAAGCACAAATTCCTCAAGTAGCCTTGGTCCTCATGCCCAACCCTTATGTTGCAAGTAAAAGAGACCCAAGGAAAATAGcttttttcttttaacttttaaagatATGCAATGAGTTTGACACATAATTATCTACTATTTGAGATGTGTTGTTTACATTTCCCTCCATTGTCATAGATGGGAATATGCACCCATATGTTTAATGTTTTGCACATCATTTTTGATGTTTAATAATGGGATTGAGAGACAACATATGTTCATGATCCCATACTCTCATTAAGTAACTTGGAAACAAGTTCGGTCATTTTCCATGTAAAAAACGAGCGAGGCTAAAGTGTATGTTTGAAAAGGAAACTTGGTGTAAGCTTGTTTACAGTCATGAACTTCTTAGCTGTGTTTGTTTATAAGCTTGTTCTAGatagtttaaaattttatattgaaaACTATTATCTTGGGAAAACAAATATCATGTGTTTGAATGTTTCGTTACATGCAAAATAAAGAAGGCATAGATGCTCATTTGACTAAGTCCTATCTTTGAACTTTTTAGAATATAGAAAATTGAAAGTTACTTGCAAAAAATGCTCACATCAATGATTTGAGCTCGAACATACCAAAAGCTAAATGACCAAGACTCGACAAAGTGATCCAAGAATAAGTTATGCTCAAAGCTCAAGTTAAGTTTCAAGTCTAACACTCTTAACTCAGTTTGAGCTCAACTTGGCTTAACAagtttgataaaataaatacaaaaatgaataaaaaattaaggtGTAAAACATCTCCATTAACATGCATAAATCAATTCATTATTTTAACCTAAGTCAATCAAATAAGAATTAGGTGAGTGTGGTAAAGAATTGGGGGTTTTCACGTCCCAAGGGTAGGACGAAGAATTTGGAAGAGTAGATTTGAGGAAATTTTAAGCTAAATAGTGGGGATGGGGACCTTAAGAAAAAGCAATTAAACACATGTAAGGAATTAAAGTCCTTAATTGCCTTTCTTTTTCAAACCCCAATACCAAACGACTCCATTGTTTCTAACAACCTTCACTGAACTGAAAGTTAAAGATTTAAAACTGAGGTTCACTCACCAAAGAAGTGAACATCAAGCTTCAAGAAAGGGGATAGAAAAGATTGAGCAacataatttataacaaattacaaatttttcccaaaaaggtttttttttttatatttttgcagAAAACTACCAAATTAACTAATATTTTCTGAGTTGACTCTTGTTAATTGTGTTGACCCTTCTTTTACTTAAATTTCTGTAAGAACTACCTTAAAGCTATAAGACATCATTCATATCGTTGTTATTGTTCTTCTCTcatgttgttttgttttgtttcatgCATCCATATGTTGTGATTAAGGCTTTGTCATTGTTGTTGCTCTAGGTAACAAACTTTAAGGTAGTTGCTAAGATTGGTTTTGTTAGGCGACAAAAAGTGAAGGGtgagaaattaataaagtcAAAATCCAATGGTGATGTCTTGTAAAAAGAAATGAATCGAAAGGGTACTCTCAAAAAACTTTTATAGAAAGTAGCTTTTCATAATGCAGTTGTAATAGGTAGTTTTGGAGAAATTTCTTCAAAAGTTTATGAGGAATTGAGGATATTAAGGGTATAAGAATGAAAATCTGTTGAAGTTGTCGTCTCAAATGAAAAATTTTGAGGTGTAAACCAAGAAATCCATTGAAATGCTGAAAGCTACCCAGGCACGCACATCAGTTTCTGTGTCTTGTATGAGTGTATGGAGGTGATGACATGCTTCCGTAATCAGGTGATCATGCAAGTCTGGATAGTTGCACTGAGAGTTTAGCATTAAGAAACTTGCTAGAGACTTGAAATTTTGGGGGAAAACCAGTTCTGTGAACATgtggatttttttgttttagtataATGCAAATTTACAATGTTGTGTAGGTATTAAAAGATATAGTTGACACCACAGCAATAAGAACCTGCTAATGTTTGCTAGGAACTTTTTCTAAAAAAGATAAGAAAATGCAATGGTAATCTGTTTTGACTGTTTTTGATCACTTCTACAGCAATAAAGTTCAAGAGGGTATTTCCATGAAAGattttttgttttggatttTGGATCAAGATAGAAGTTGTCAGTTGAAATCGTTGTGAAACCTAGCATTTTTTCTATGACCTAGCTTGCAGAATCCAACTTTTGCTTTGAATGTAGTCAAATGTTATTTATAGACTCCAGAAAGCTCCTGTATGGTcgatttatattatttaattctaGTTGTCATGTAAACCTTATATCCATAATTGGGGATAATACTATGCATAATGTAAGAACGTCTTATGTAATTTCCAGACTTGACTTTTGCTGTAGTCTACTAGTCCATATTCCAATTCTTAATTGTATACTGTAGTGTTTTAGTTGTTAGTAAACGAGCTTACATCCTGTTGTGCTGTTGTATTAGAACATACAACGTGTTATCTTGTAGATGAGTTTCATATTCatatttgatttttcatttCCTCCTTTTATTCAGGTTGAGCAACtgcataaaattttcaaattatgcGGTTCTCCTTCTGAAGAATATTGGAAGAAGTCAAAATTGCCACATGCAACCATCTTTAAGCCTCAGCATTCGTACAAACGCTGCATAGAGGAGACATTCAAAGATTTCCCACCTTCTTCTTTTCCATTAATTGAGACACTTCTTGCAATTGACCCAGCTGAGCGCCAGAATGCAACAGCAGCATTACAGAGTGAAGTAAGTTTTATGCATTATAGCATATCTAACTTTTGTTATTTCTGAACCATAACAGCTgctcttttttgttctttttaatGTGTAACAGTAGCACGCCTGTTTGCATTTCAAACCTCATTCTCGTGGCTATACCCTTAGGTTAAAAGTAAAACTTACACTTCAGTATTGTCCTTATTGAGTGTTGGTCTTTTTCTTGAATATGCAGCAAGTAAAGAGAACAATAAAATTTCTACCTTTTGACTTATGAGACCTGTATAGGATTAACGCACGATAAGTAGCATAGCAAAATGAACCTTCAATTTACGTTGGCATCTGTTTATAGATTGGTCCATCTAGGGTAAAGCACAATATTGCTATGCTACAAACTACACATTCTGGCATGCGTTAAATTTTCTTTGCTACATAGATAGGTGCAATACTGTTAATTGAAGTGTAACATGATTTGCTAGTTatgaattcgcgattcgctcaagATGACTTAAAATAGCCCATAACTGACCATTATTCGCATTTTTTGTTTCGCAATTCGCAAGGAgtattagtgaatcatgtgaacGACTTAATTCTGTCTACCTACGTGGTGCTTAGTTCACGCGGTGTTTATTGAATATCAATTTATCTTTCATGTggattttcttccttttttgaAAAGAGGTTTCTTATTTTGATGTAGATATTTAGATACAACTGTTTATCTTTAGAATATCATGAAGGTAACAGTAGGATATCTGATTTTACAATTTACGTTATCATTTCACTAGCTAAGGTATGAATGTATTTTAACGCACGTTACTTTTAAGAGGACATTTACAATGGGGATATACATCATGAGACACTTAAGATTTTTCTCAATAAAGTATTCCATGGCCATAGAATGATATGAATGGATTCTGATTCTTTGTTATTTTGTGATTTCTAGTTCTTCAGAACAAAGCCATATGCCTGTGAACCTTCCAGCCTGCCGAAGTATCCTCCCAGCAAGGAGATGGATGTCAAACGGCGCGATGAAGAGGCCAGAAGGTATATTAATTCCTTCTAGTTAGCTGATACTTGAATGAAAATTACCTCATTAAAGTTGTTTACTCCCCTTGTGTATGGCATGTGGGCTTGAGTATAATGTCGTAGAAACTCCTCTTTGCATGTCGTTTTACCTGAGTTTAATTTTTACGCTCATTGATGTGATCTTGTGTCTCCCTCATATTAatgaatttttgtttgtttttatctTCAgtggtatt
Proteins encoded in this region:
- the LOC130825184 gene encoding probable serine/threonine-protein kinase At1g54610, whose product is MGCVFGREVSAAASESSQQRREKIEDVNGEFKKNKEEQDEEKQGNDNGDKGIRKRSSRYNPRLSNPPKNVHGEQVAAGWPSWLSAVAGEAINGWTPRRADSFEKLDKIGQGTYSNVYKARDSLTGKIVALKKVRFDNLEPESVRFMAREIVILRRLDHPNVVKLQGLVTSRMSCSLYLVFDYMEHDLAGLAASPAIKFTESQVKCFMHQLLSGLEHCHNRLVLHRDIKGSNLLIDSGGVLKIADFGLASFFDPNNKQPMTSRVVTLWYRPPELLLGATDYGVGVDLWSAGCILAELLAGKPIMPGRTEVEQLHKIFKLCGSPSEEYWKKSKLPHATIFKPQHSYKRCIEETFKDFPPSSFPLIETLLAIDPAERQNATAALQSEFFRTKPYACEPSSLPKYPPSKEMDVKRRDEEARRLRAAAKSNADGTRKTRARDRATKAIPAPEANAEFQPNIDRRRFITHANAKSKSEKFPPPHQDGTIGYTIGSSQYLDPSYDPPEVPFSTMNFSYPKSSFQTWSGPLNDPAAVSAPRKTKHIEGRPSKKDSSRR